One genomic segment of Chelonia mydas isolate rCheMyd1 chromosome 1, rCheMyd1.pri.v2, whole genome shotgun sequence includes these proteins:
- the LOC122462433 gene encoding olfactory receptor 52D1-like — protein MAAFNLTPYDPSTFILMGIPGLEAAHVWISIPFAMFYIIGLLENFMLLYVVSKELTLQKPMYLLLCMLALTEITTSTSVVPKALCIFWFNLKTITVAGCLTQSFFLPMVTVMHSTILMTMAFDRYVAICNPLRYTIILTKGRVAKLGLLGLIKSILFVLPLPLLLTRLQFCANRIVPHTHCEPIAVAKISCGDITVNSIYGLVILFLVIGLDLTLIALSYGLIIKAVLTISSNRAHHKALNTCIAHVCVMLTYYTPSLFYHLTQRFVKDIAPHVHIIFADLYLLIPPILNPIIYGVKTKELREKLGKYTCRW, from the coding sequence ATGGCAGCTTTCAACCTCACGCCCTATGACCCTTCAACATTCATCTTAATGGGCATCCCTGGCCTGGAAGCTGCCCATGtctggatttccatcccttttGCAATGTTCTACATTATTGGCCTCTTGGAAAATTTCATGCTTCTGTATGTTGTAAGCAAAGAGCTGACACTGCAAAAGCCgatgtacctgctgctctgcatgctggcgcTGACAGAGATCACCACCTCTACGTCCGTTGTGCCAAAAGCACTGTgcatattttggttcaatttgaaaaCCATTACTGTGGCTGGCTGCCTCACCCAGTCGTTCTTCCTTCCCATGGTTACTGTTATGCACTCAACTATCCTCATGACAATGGCCTTCGATCGCTACGTTGCCATTTGTAACCCTCTGAGATATACCATCATCCTCACCAAAGGACGAGTAGCTAAACTAGGGCTTCTAGGTTTGATTAAATCCATTCTCTTTGTTCTGCCTCTGCCCTTGCTCCTGACCAGGCTGCAATTCTGTGCAAACCGCAttgtcccccacacacactgcgaACCTATAGCTGTGGCAAAGATATCGTGTGGGGACATCACAGTGAACAGCATATATGGCTTGGTGATACTGTTTCTAGTCATTGGTCTAGACCTGACACTCATTGCCCTGTCTTATGGTCTGATCATCAAGGCCGTCCTCACAATCTCCTCCAACAGAGCCCACCATAAAGCCCTCAACACCTGCATAGCCCATGTCTGCGTGATGCTGACATATTATACTCCCAGCCTCTTCTACCACCTAACACAACGTTTTGTAAAGGACATTGCTCCGCACGTTCACATCATCTTTGCTGACCTCTATCTTCTCATCCCTCCTATACTCAACCCTATCATTTAtggggtcaaaaccaaagagcttcgtgAGAAATTGGGCAAATACACCTGCAGATGGTGA
- the LOC119565270 gene encoding olfactory receptor 52B2-like, translating into MAPFNLTASNTSTFILMGIPGLEAAYVWISIPFTMFYIIGLLGNVMLLYVVSKEQTLHKPMYLLLCMLVLTDIATSTAVVPKTLFIFWFNFKGITVGGCLTQIFFLSMVSVMHSAILVTMAFDRYVAICNPLRYATILSKGKIAKLGLLCLIKAVLFILPMTLLLSRLPFCANHIIPNTFCEPIALVKLSCGDITLHRTYSLVIMFVVSVLDLSLIVLSYGLIIRAVLRISSKKAHQKALNTCTTHICVMLTYYTPGLFVNLTRCFGQGIASHVHIILANLYLLISPMLNLVIYGVKSKELRDKLGKYTCRM; encoded by the coding sequence ATGGCACCTTTCAACCTCACCGCCTCTAACACTTCAACATTCATCCTAATGGGCATCCCTGGCCTGGAAGCTGCCTATGtctggatttccatccctttcaCAATGTTCTACATTATTGGCCTGTTGGGAAATGTTATGCTTCTGTATGTTGTAAGCAAAGAGCAGACCCTGCACAAGCCGATGTACCTGCTGCTATGCATGCTGGTGCTAACAGACATCGCCACATCTACCGCCGTTGTGCCGAAGACATTGtttatattttggttcaatttcaAAGGCATTACTGTGGgtggctgcctcacccagattTTCTTCCTTTCCATGGTTTCTGTTATGCACTCAGCCATCCTTGTGACAATGGCCTTTGACCGCTATgttgccatatgtaaccctctgagatacGCCACCATCCTCAGCAAAGGAAAAATAGCTAAGCTAGGGCTTCTATGTTTGATCaaagctgttctcttcattctgcctATGaccctgctcctgagcaggctGCCATTCTGTGCCAACCACATTATCCCCAACACGTTCTGTGAACCTATAGCTTTGGTGAAGTTATCATGTGGGGACATCACACTCCACAGGACATATAGCTTGGTGATAATGTTTGTAGTCAGCGTGTTAGACCTGTCACTCATTGTCCTGTCCTATGGTCTGATCATCAGGGCCGTCCTCAGAATCTCCTCCAAGAAAGCCCACCAGAAAGCCCTCAACACCTGCACAACCCACATCTGTGTGATGCTGACGTATTATACTCCAGGCCTCTTTGTCAACCTAACACGCTGTTTTGGTCAGGGTATTGCTTCCCACGTTCACATCATCTTGGCCAACCTCTATCTCCTCATCTCCCCCATGCTCAACCTTGTAATTTATGGGGTGAAATCCAAAGAGCTTCGTGACAAATTGGGCAAATACACCTGCAGAATGTGA